In Pithys albifrons albifrons isolate INPA30051 chromosome 6, PitAlb_v1, whole genome shotgun sequence, a single genomic region encodes these proteins:
- the FSHB gene encoding follitropin subunit beta: MKTINCYVLLICWKAICCNSCQLTNITIAVEREECEFCITVNATWCSGYCFTRDPVYKYPPVSSVQQTCTFKEVVYETVKIPGCGDHPESFYSYPVATECHCETCDTDTTDCTVRGLGPSYCSFSQNGSNQ; the protein is encoded by the exons ATGAAGACAATTAACTGTTACGTGCTGTTGATTTGCTGGAAAGCAATTTGTTGCAACAGCTGCCAGCTCACCAATATTACCATAGCAGTGGAAAGAGAAGAATGTGAGTTCTGTATTACAGTGAATGCCACGTGGTGCTCAGGATACTGCTTCACAAGG GATCCAGTATACAAATATCCACCAGTATCATCCGTCCAGCAAACATGTACCTTCAAGGAGGTTGTGTACGAAACAGTGAAGATCCCTGGCTGTGGGGACCATCCTGAATCCTTTTATTCGTACCCAGTTGCTACAGAGTGTCACTGTGAGACCTGCGACACTGACACCACTGACTGCACCGTGAGGGGACTGGGGCCATCCTACTGCTCCTTCAGTCAGAATGGAAGCAACCAATGA